A genomic segment from Tuwongella immobilis encodes:
- a CDS encoding dATP/dGTP pyrophosphohydrolase domain-containing protein, which yields MGELIELRVPKHNRIELFDFAMTLSETCGFAGAMAFGQMAGSMSETCWEWSQETFGTAEQRGPKGALLHLEKEAREAVEAIGTDNLTEELADCQILIWDAARRAGLGPVELLHAVRQKLEKNMARQWPMPTTDLPVEHIREGSK from the coding sequence ATGGGTGAGCTGATCGAGCTTCGGGTGCCCAAACACAACCGAATCGAGCTCTTTGATTTCGCTATGACGCTATCCGAAACATGCGGATTCGCAGGCGCAATGGCTTTTGGTCAGATGGCCGGAAGCATGTCCGAGACGTGCTGGGAATGGTCCCAGGAGACGTTCGGAACCGCCGAGCAACGTGGGCCCAAAGGAGCATTGCTGCACCTCGAAAAGGAAGCCCGGGAGGCCGTCGAGGCCATCGGGACCGACAACCTGACCGAGGAACTGGCCGACTGTCAGATCCTCATCTGGGACGCGGCCCGCCGCGCTGGGCTGGGACCAGTCGAGCTGCTCCATGCGGTCAGACAGAAGCTCGAAAAGAACATGGCCCGCCAGTGGCCGATGCCCACAACAGATCTGCCCGTCGAGCACATCCGGGAGGGCAGCAAATGA
- a CDS encoding sigma-70 family RNA polymerase sigma factor has protein sequence MTPEQLVEKFWDGAMAVAASFVSKNRSLRQHSDELRSRASEALWRSAQRFTTEHHAEAKFWTYAKHRVHGACLDYCRELHSTWLVNGPKAKVVPFTDLANEDGFCRQPELRFSAQMGPIADFINESQWANLTRCLTSRHRDILRLRFESGRSYSEIGRLFGIRPNRVMSIVRQSIKRILSSVRVAA, from the coding sequence ATGACTCCCGAGCAACTGGTGGAGAAGTTCTGGGATGGTGCAATGGCTGTCGCAGCATCATTCGTCAGTAAAAACCGCAGCCTTCGCCAACACTCTGATGAGTTGCGATCCCGTGCATCTGAAGCACTCTGGCGATCCGCTCAGCGATTTACGACGGAGCATCATGCCGAGGCGAAGTTCTGGACTTACGCCAAGCATCGTGTGCATGGGGCTTGTCTGGATTACTGCCGGGAGTTGCATAGCACTTGGCTGGTCAATGGCCCAAAAGCGAAAGTGGTGCCATTTACCGATCTGGCCAATGAGGACGGCTTTTGTCGCCAACCGGAGTTGCGATTCTCAGCACAGATGGGACCGATTGCTGATTTCATCAACGAATCGCAATGGGCCAATTTAACGCGATGTCTAACGAGCCGTCATCGCGACATTTTGCGTTTGAGATTCGAGTCAGGGCGGTCGTACTCCGAGATCGGCAGATTGTTTGGCATTCGGCCAAACAGGGTCATGTCGATTGTGCGTCAGTCAATCAAACGGATTCTGTCTTCGGTGAGGGTGGCCGCATGA